The Fusobacterium pseudoperiodonticum DNA window TAATTAATGAATTTTAATAAAATAATGATTTCTCTTTTTATTTATATGCTTAGCATATATAAACACAATATATATTCTTCATTAAGTTTTGTCAACACTTTTTTATTAAAAATAAATATTTTTTCTATTTTGCGTCAATACTGTATATTTATAAAACACAACTTTGACAGTACTCAATTAAAATACTTTAAATAAATAGTGCCACTGCTCCCTTTACCCCAGCTTCATTTCCTAATACTCCTGTTTTTATCTCTAAATTCTCTAAAGCAGGTAATAAAGTATATTTTTTTAACTTCTCTTTAACAGGTATCAAAATTTCATCTCCTGCTAAAGAAATCCCTCCACTTATTACTATGCACTCTGGATTAAAAATATTTAAAAGATTTCCTATTCCCAAAGCCAAATAATCACTTTCATATTCTATTAGATCTTTTGAAAATTGATCTCCTTTTCTTGCAGCATCAAATATATTTTTAGCTTCAAGTTCATCTAAATCTCCATTAATTTCCTTATATAATAAGTTATCTTCATTTAATTTTAATCTTTCTTTTGCTTCTTTTACAAGTGCACTTGCTGAAGCATAAGCTTCAAAACAGCCATTTTGTCCACAGCCACAAGTTTTTCCATCTTTTACTACTTTCATATGTCCTATCTCTCCAGCTACTCCTGACATACCAGTAAGAAGACTTCCATTTAAATAGATTCCTCCTCCTATTCCTGTTCCTATAGCAATAGTTATCGAAGATTTTTTACCTTTAGCTGCTCCAAAAATAGCTTCTCCTTGAGCAATAATATTAGCATCATTTTCTATTCTTGTTTCAATTCCTGTTAATGTTTCCATTTTTTCTTTTAAGTTCATATTTTTTTCCCAATCAAAATTGGCAAAAAAACCTACTACACTTTGCTCCTTTACAGGTCCAGGAATTCCTATTCCTATTCCAAGTACAGAAAATAACGGAATATCACATTTAACCAACAATTCTTTACTAGTTTCCCATATTCTTTCTAAAGTTTTATCAACTTTTTGTTTTGAATGAGTTTTGATAATTTTACTGATTATTAAATTACCCTCTAAGTCTACTACACCAATTTTTGTATTTGTTCCACCTAAATCAATACCAATATAATGTTTCATAGCTAACTCCTCATATTTATTTTTCTAAATTTTCCCACCATTTTGTAAAACTGTTTTCCTTATGTAAAAAAAGCTTTTCTCCTATCATTGGTGTAAGTAATTCTATATTTGTATTTGTAGTAAAACTATCTAATTTCTTCAAAGGTTCATCCCAAGTATGCTTAGATAATTTGAACTTACTATTATGAATAGGAAAAAATTTTGTTACTTCCATATCTTGAACTTCTTTTATTATCTCCTCAGGCAAAGAATGTATTAAAGACCATTCTTCATTATATTGACCCGCCTCCATTACTGCTAAATCAATATTTTTAAATTTTTCTTTGAAACCTCTAAATCTTGGGCTATAACCTCCATCTCCACTCAAGAACAGTCTATATAAACCAGCATTATATTTCTCTTCTATTAGATATGAAACCCATAAACTCTGATTTCTATTAGAAAATTCTCTTCCAGAGAAATGTCTTGTTTCTAAGGCATATATTTTTAAATTTTCATCTATTGTAACTTCGTCATCCCAATCAACTGTTGTTATTTTTTCTTCATCATAGCCCCATCTTAAAAGATGTGCATCTACTCCTAATGGAACAATTACTCTAGCTACCTTGTCCTTTAGTTTTTTTACTGTAGGATAATCTAAATGATCGTAGTGATCGTGAGTTATAAGTAAAACATCTATCTCAGGTAAATCATCAACAGTATAAATATTAGTTCCTTCAAAAGCCTTATTTGAAAATGGTACAGGTGAAGCATACTTTGAAAAAACTGGATCCACTAAAATCTTCTTTCCTGCTATTTGTATAAAAAGCGAAGAATGTCCAAACCATACTATAAGATCTTCATTAGGATCTAAAGTTTTTAAATCAGTTTTCACACTTGGTAAGGCAATCTTAGGTACTGTTCCTTCAGGATCTTTTTCAAAAGCAAATTCTAAAAGTCTCTTTATTGGAGTTTTTTTAGTATCTGTTAATAGTTCTGTTTTTTCTTTATTTCTAAATTCACCATCGATATAGTTCTTTGAATTTTTAACTTTTTCTAAACTCTTTCCACTTGGTAAAGCTCCAAAAGCTGGAGTTTTCATAAACAAATATATTGAAATAGCTAAAATTACTACTATTATTAATAGATAAAATAATATCTTAAATAATTTTTTCAAAAATTTTTCTCCTTTACTTCTTCTTAGCTTTTAATATTTCTTTCATAATAAAGCTTGCTGCGATAACTCCATCATTAGTAGCTGTTGCTATCTGTCTAATATCTTTTTCTCTTATATCTCCAATAGCATACATTTTATCTGTTCTTGTTTTCATTGTTTCATCTGTAAGTATGTAGCCAGCATCACTTAGGCTTACAAATTCTCCATATAGTTCTAAGTTATTTTTTGTTCCTAAATACAAGAAAACAAAATCAGTTGCTACTGTTTCTTTATTTCCATCTACTTCTAAATCTAATTCTGTTACAAAGTCTTCTCCTTTTATTTCTAAAAGTTTTACTTTTTTAACAATTTTTACATTTTCTTTTGACAAGATAGCTTCTTTTAATTCTTCACTACAATCTAAATCATCAGAAGTTAAAAATACATTAACTTCTTTAGCATATCTTGTTAAAAATAAAGATTCTTCTATAAGCTCATCGCCTTTTCCAACTAAAGAAACTGTTCTTCCTTTTGTAAAAGCACCATCACAAGTTGCACAATATGAAACTCCTGCTCCTAAAAATTTATTTTCTCCCTTTACTTTTTTAGCACCAATTTTTCCTAAACCTGTTGCTATAATAATGTATCTTGTTTTAAAATTTCCAGCA harbors:
- a CDS encoding ROK family protein, which produces MKHYIGIDLGGTNTKIGVVDLEGNLIISKIIKTHSKQKVDKTLERIWETSKELLVKCDIPLFSVLGIGIGIPGPVKEQSVVGFFANFDWEKNMNLKEKMETLTGIETRIENDANIIAQGEAIFGAAKGKKSSITIAIGTGIGGGIYLNGSLLTGMSGVAGEIGHMKVVKDGKTCGCGQNGCFEAYASASALVKEAKERLKLNEDNLLYKEINGDLDELEAKNIFDAARKGDQFSKDLIEYESDYLALGIGNLLNIFNPECIVISGGISLAGDEILIPVKEKLKKYTLLPALENLEIKTGVLGNEAGVKGAVALFI
- a CDS encoding MBL fold metallo-hydrolase — encoded protein: MKKLFKILFYLLIIVVILAISIYLFMKTPAFGALPSGKSLEKVKNSKNYIDGEFRNKEKTELLTDTKKTPIKRLLEFAFEKDPEGTVPKIALPSVKTDLKTLDPNEDLIVWFGHSSLFIQIAGKKILVDPVFSKYASPVPFSNKAFEGTNIYTVDDLPEIDVLLITHDHYDHLDYPTVKKLKDKVARVIVPLGVDAHLLRWGYDEEKITTVDWDDEVTIDENLKIYALETRHFSGREFSNRNQSLWVSYLIEEKYNAGLYRLFLSGDGGYSPRFRGFKEKFKNIDLAVMEAGQYNEEWSLIHSLPEEIIKEVQDMEVTKFFPIHNSKFKLSKHTWDEPLKKLDSFTTNTNIELLTPMIGEKLFLHKENSFTKWWENLEK
- a CDS encoding NAD(P)/FAD-dependent oxidoreductase → MEKIYDVVIVGAGPAGLTAGIYTGRGNLSTLILEKEGIGSMIMTHQVDNYPGSHIGASGKEIYDTMKKQALDFGCEIKPATVLDFDPYDEIKIVKTDAGNFKTRYIIIATGLGKIGAKKVKGENKFLGAGVSYCATCDGAFTKGRTVSLVGKGDELIEESLFLTRYAKEVNVFLTSDDLDCSEELKEAILSKENVKIVKKVKLLEIKGEDFVTELDLEVDGNKETVATDFVFLYLGTKNNLELYGEFVSLSDAGYILTDETMKTRTDKMYAIGDIREKDIRQIATATNDGVIAASFIMKEILKAKKK